A genome region from Bacteroidia bacterium includes the following:
- a CDS encoding WG repeat-containing protein → MSYKLFRYSEDKKWGFRTADGKIVIPCKYDDASDFSEGLAWVELNGKYGYINTQGEEIIPCRYDYARGFSEELVWVKLNGKYGYVNVQGKEIVPCKYDYIEWYFLEGIARAKLNGKYGYVNAQGEEIVPCKYDYAARGFSEGLAYVKLNGKYGYVNPQGKEIIPCKYDYAGSFSGGLAKVKLNGKLGYVNIKGEEIEFCKNAEIENFEQGIENVKLDGKYGYVNLQGEEIVPCKYDYVSDFWEGLARVKLNGKYGYVNLQGEEIIPCKYDDVLDFWKGSAKVKLKGKYGYVNQQGEEIVPCKYDDVARGFSEGLAYVKLNGKYGYVNQQGEEIIPCRYGRSEDFWQGRARVELNGKYGYVNQQGEEVVPCKYDDAAKSFSEGLAYVKFNGKYGYISAEGREIIPCKYDYAGSFSEGLAYVKFNGKYGCISTQGEEIVPCKYHEIKAFTEGIACVQLNRKYGYVTRQGKEIVPCKYDDAAQSFLEGLARVKLNDRYGYVNVQGEEIVPCKYDYVWDFSQGLARVKLNGKYGYVNLQGKEIVPCKYSDASDFSEGFACVQLNGKYGYISTQGEEIIPFKYDNAWRFSEGLALVKLNGKYGYISTQGEEIVPFKYDNAWRFSEGLALVKLNGKYGYVNQQGEEIVPCKYDEIKEFSEGLACVQLNGKYGYVNQHGEEVVPCKYDRSGGFWQGRARVELNGKYGYINRQGEEIIPCKYDAYDAYESYF, encoded by the coding sequence ATGAGCTATAAGCTTTTTCGTTATAGTGAGGATAAAAAATGGGGCTTTCGTACAGCTGATGGAAAGATAGTTATCCCTTGTAAGTATGATGACGCATCGGATTTTTCAGAAGGTTTAGCATGGGTAGAATTAAATGGTAAGTACGGCTATATCAATACCCAAGGGGAGGAAATTATCCCTTGTAGATATGATTATGCAAGGGGGTTTTCAGAAGAGTTAGTATGGGTAAAATTGAACGGTAAGTATGGCTATGTTAATGTGCAAGGCAAAGAAATTGTACCGTGTAAGTATGATTATATTGAGTGGTATTTTTTAGAAGGTATAGCGAGAGCAAAATTGAACGGTAAGTATGGGTATGTTAATGCACAAGGTGAAGAAATTGTACCTTGTAAATACGATTATGCTGCAAGGGGTTTTTCGGAAGGTTTAGCTTATGTTAAATTGAATGGTAAGTATGGCTATGTTAATCCACAAGGCAAAGAAATTATACCTTGCAAATATGATTACGCGGGAAGTTTCTCTGGAGGTTTAGCAAAAGTAAAATTGAACGGTAAATTAGGGTACGTTAATATAAAAGGCGAAGAAATTGAGTTTTGTAAAAATGCCGAAATAGAAAACTTTGAGCAAGGCATAGAAAATGTCAAATTGGATGGTAAATATGGCTATGTTAATCTACAAGGCGAAGAAATTGTACCTTGCAAATATGATTATGTGTCGGATTTTTGGGAAGGTTTAGCAAGGGTCAAACTCAATGGCAAGTATGGCTACGTTAATCTACAAGGGGAGGAAATTATACCTTGCAAATATGATGATGTATTGGATTTCTGGAAAGGTTCAGCAAAGGTCAAATTAAAAGGCAAGTATGGCTATGTTAATCAACAGGGCGAGGAAATTGTACCGTGTAAATATGATGATGTTGCAAGGGGTTTTTCAGAAGGTTTAGCTTACGTTAAATTGAATGGTAAGTATGGCTATGTTAATCAACAAGGTGAGGAAATTATACCGTGTAGATATGGTAGGAGTGAGGATTTTTGGCAAGGCAGAGCAAGAGTAGAGTTGAACGGTAAGTATGGCTATGTTAATCAACAGGGTGAAGAAGTTGTACCGTGTAAATATGATGATGCCGCAAAAAGTTTTTCGGAAGGTTTAGCTTATGTCAAGTTCAATGGTAAGTATGGCTATATTAGTGCCGAAGGTAGGGAAATTATACCTTGCAAATACGACTATGCAGGAAGTTTTTCAGAAGGTTTAGCTTATGTCAAATTCAATGGTAAGTATGGCTGTATTAGCACACAAGGCGAAGAAATTGTTCCTTGCAAATATCATGAGATTAAGGCGTTCACAGAAGGTATAGCTTGTGTCCAATTGAATCGTAAGTACGGCTATGTTACTCGACAAGGTAAGGAAATTGTGCCGTGTAAGTATGATGATGCTGCACAGAGTTTTTTAGAAGGTTTAGCGAGAGTCAAATTGAATGATAGGTATGGGTATGTTAATGTACAAGGTGAGGAAATTGTACCGTGTAAATATGATTATGTATGGGATTTTTCACAAGGTTTAGCGAGAGTCAAATTGAATGGTAAGTACGGCTATGTTAATCTACAAGGCAAAGAAATTGTGCCGTGTAAATATAGTGATGCATCAGATTTTTCAGAAGGTTTTGCTTGTGTCCAATTGAATGGTAAGTATGGCTATATTAGTACCCAAGGTGAAGAAATTATACCTTTCAAATATGATAACGCATGGCGTTTCTCGGAAGGTTTAGCCTTAGTGAAATTGAATGGTAAATATGGCTATATTAGTACCCAAGGTGAAGAAATAGTACCTTTCAAATATGATAATGCATGGCGTTTCTCGGAAGGTTTAGCCTTAGTGAAATTGAATGGTAAGTATGGCTATGTTAATCAACAAGGTGAGGAGATTGTACCGTGTAAATATGATGAGATTAAGGAGTTTTCGGAAGGTTTAGCTTGTGTCCAATTGAACGGCAAGTATGGCTATGTTAATCAACACGGCGAAGAAGTTGTACCGTGTAAATATGACAGGAGTGGGGGTTTCTGGCAAGGTAGAGCGAGAGTAGAGTTGAACGGTAAGTATGGCTATATTAATCGTCAAGGTGAAGAAATTATACCTTGTAAATATGACGCTTACGATGCATACGAGTCTTATTTCTAA
- a CDS encoding valine--tRNA ligase yields MEIAKTYNPAQVEEKWYKYWESKGYFYAKVNPNKKPYTIVIPPPNVTGVLHMGHMLNNTIQDILIRRARMKGFETCWVPGTDHASIATEAKVVEMLAKQGISKKSLTREQFLKYAWEWTEKYGGIILQQLRKLGASCDWKRTRFTMEEDLSQAVIDVFCDLYEKGLIYRGTYVVNWDPKAETTVSDEEVIYEEVQSKLYYIKYFSVDNPNEYLVIATVRPETIMGDVAIAVHPQDERYQAWIGRKVYVPLINRPIPVIADNSIDKEFGTGCLKVTPAHDPLDYEIGKRHNLPIIDTIAPNGTMSEAAQIYVGEDRFVVRKKIAQELQEKGHIQEIKEYKNRIGLSERTKVPIEPKISMQWFVKMKPLAQKALEAVEKGEVKLYPSKFVNLYKVWMENVKDWCISRQLWWGQRIPAYYLPDGNMVVARNIQEALKKAQQINPDFTEKDLKQDEDVVDTWFSSWLWPISVFDGFKDPDNPDFKYFYPTNDLVTAPEILFFWVARMIMAGLEFKGQVPFRNVYLTGIVRDGEGRKMSKSLGNSPEPLELIEKFSADGVRVGMLFSSPAGNDLKFPIEYQRDAQGKLVKDAEGRPIAVGYPLMEQGRNMANKIWNAYRLTQSWKIDTSLKPCEYEQIAMQWIQARLNEAAAEIEQHFDNFRIVDALMTLYKLIWDDFCSTYLEWIKPIQNNLLSQTVYNHTIEIFKHILILLHPFMPFITEELWHSIQENPETDLIVTPYYTAQPLSESDKALLEDISFVLQIVTELRNVRNTHKLSSKENWTIYLTPVHQPFWAKYKSSIEKLLKFEKEKGIDLQFTTQKVQNTLPILVRTMELLVQLHGSLDIQAEKAKLEKELAHLQNFLKTIEAKLNNEKFMANAKPDVIQNERKKHQDTLQKIKLLQERLSGLR; encoded by the coding sequence ATGGAAATTGCTAAAACCTATAATCCCGCACAAGTAGAAGAAAAATGGTATAAATACTGGGAAAGTAAAGGCTACTTTTATGCAAAAGTCAATCCTAACAAAAAACCTTATACGATTGTTATTCCTCCACCCAACGTAACAGGCGTACTACACATGGGGCACATGCTGAATAACACTATCCAAGATATCCTTATCCGAAGGGCAAGAATGAAAGGGTTTGAAACTTGCTGGGTACCCGGTACAGACCACGCATCTATTGCCACAGAAGCTAAAGTAGTGGAAATGTTGGCTAAACAAGGTATTAGTAAAAAATCCCTCACCCGGGAACAGTTTCTCAAATACGCCTGGGAATGGACAGAAAAATACGGCGGAATTATTTTACAACAACTTCGCAAGCTCGGAGCAAGCTGTGATTGGAAACGTACTCGCTTTACTATGGAAGAAGACCTATCCCAAGCTGTCATAGATGTCTTTTGCGATTTGTATGAAAAAGGCTTGATATACAGAGGTACTTACGTAGTAAACTGGGACCCCAAAGCTGAAACTACTGTATCTGACGAAGAAGTAATATACGAAGAAGTGCAGTCTAAACTCTATTACATCAAATATTTTAGTGTAGACAATCCGAATGAGTATTTAGTTATTGCCACAGTTCGCCCTGAAACTATCATGGGGGACGTAGCCATTGCCGTACATCCCCAAGATGAACGATACCAAGCTTGGATAGGTAGAAAAGTGTACGTACCTTTAATCAACCGCCCTATACCTGTGATAGCAGATAATTCCATAGATAAAGAGTTTGGTACAGGTTGCCTAAAAGTTACACCTGCCCACGACCCTCTTGACTACGAAATAGGTAAACGTCATAACTTACCTATCATTGACACCATTGCCCCTAATGGCACTATGAGCGAAGCAGCCCAAATTTACGTGGGCGAGGATAGATTCGTAGTACGTAAAAAAATAGCCCAAGAATTGCAAGAAAAAGGGCATATTCAAGAAATAAAAGAGTACAAAAACCGAATAGGTCTTTCTGAACGCACAAAAGTACCGATTGAACCTAAAATTTCTATGCAATGGTTCGTCAAAATGAAACCCTTAGCCCAAAAAGCTTTGGAAGCAGTGGAAAAAGGCGAGGTAAAACTCTACCCCTCTAAGTTCGTAAATTTATACAAGGTATGGATGGAAAATGTCAAAGATTGGTGCATCAGTAGGCAGCTATGGTGGGGACAACGTATTCCTGCTTATTACCTACCCGATGGCAATATGGTTGTAGCAAGAAATATCCAAGAAGCCCTCAAAAAAGCACAACAAATTAACCCTGATTTTACCGAAAAAGACCTTAAACAAGATGAAGATGTAGTAGATACATGGTTTAGTTCGTGGCTATGGCCCATCTCTGTTTTTGATGGCTTCAAAGACCCTGATAATCCTGATTTTAAGTATTTCTATCCTACAAATGACTTAGTAACTGCACCTGAAATTTTATTCTTTTGGGTCGCACGTATGATTATGGCAGGTTTAGAATTCAAAGGTCAAGTACCATTTAGAAATGTGTATTTAACAGGTATTGTACGCGATGGTGAAGGTAGAAAAATGAGTAAATCCTTAGGTAACTCTCCTGAACCTTTGGAATTGATTGAGAAATTCTCCGCAGATGGCGTACGCGTAGGAATGCTATTTTCCTCACCTGCAGGCAACGACCTTAAATTTCCTATTGAATATCAAAGAGATGCACAAGGCAAGCTTGTCAAAGATGCGGAAGGTAGACCTATTGCCGTAGGTTATCCGCTTATGGAGCAAGGCAGAAATATGGCTAATAAAATATGGAACGCTTACCGCCTAACACAATCTTGGAAAATAGACACTTCTCTCAAACCCTGCGAATATGAACAAATCGCTATGCAGTGGATTCAAGCTCGCCTAAATGAAGCCGCTGCCGAAATCGAGCAACATTTTGATAACTTCCGCATCGTAGATGCACTCATGACACTCTATAAACTAATATGGGATGACTTCTGTTCCACTTATTTAGAATGGATTAAACCTATTCAAAATAACCTTCTTTCACAAACAGTTTACAACCACACTATTGAAATTTTCAAACACATTTTGATCCTGCTACACCCTTTTATGCCATTTATTACGGAAGAATTATGGCACAGTATCCAAGAAAATCCTGAAACTGACTTAATTGTAACGCCTTACTACACTGCACAACCGCTTTCTGAAAGTGATAAAGCACTACTTGAAGATATATCCTTTGTTTTACAGATAGTTACAGAATTAAGGAATGTACGTAACACGCATAAACTTTCTTCCAAAGAAAATTGGACTATCTACCTTACACCTGTGCATCAACCTTTTTGGGCAAAATACAAAAGCAGCATAGAAAAATTGCTCAAATTTGAAAAAGAAAAAGGAATTGACTTGCAATTTACTACACAAAAAGTTCAGAACACACTGCCTATATTAGTTCGCACTATGGAACTTTTAGTTCAACTACATGGAAGTTTAGACATTCAAGCAGAAAAGGCAAAACTTGAAAAAGAACTTGCTCATTTACAGAACTTTCTTAAAACTATTGAAGCAAAGCTAAACAATGAAAAATTTATGGCTAATGCAAAGCCTGATGTCATTCAAAATGAACGTAAAAAACATCAAGACACATTGCAAAAAATAAAACTACTTCAAGAAAGACTATCAGGACTACGATAA